In Edaphobacter paludis, a single window of DNA contains:
- a CDS encoding trehalase family glycosidase produces the protein MRHLNPIGILLLAAAALLPRSASPQTPSTDAASNAKILSYIHTSWDTLSRSMTDCKSLVDPKVTTAPILYLPADLTTPAPVAAMQKLCNVEVRRLPRKITRMGDVKVSEIPKEGLLYLPNRYVVPGGRFNEMYGWDSYFIILGLVHDHRSDLARGMVENFFYEIENYGAILNANRTYFFTRSQPPFLTSMIREVYEHPDNKPLSKAWLAEAYSYAQRDYALWTSPVHRAGDTGLARYKDIGEGPVPEMADDSDYYPNVIRWLLAHPDIHTGYLIDASEHPTQAQAAALARSSCDITASRICARAYVSGHRLTSAFYSGDRAMRESGFDPSFRFGPFSGSTDHYAPVCLNSLLYKYERDMAHFATLLGRPAEATEWEHRATSRRDAINKYLWNPATGMFYDYDFTTHQRSTYNYITTFYPLWAGLASREQAVAIDHHLSLFEHPGGIAMSDYNSGVQWDLPFGWAPTSWLAIKGLSQYGFASDASRTANEFSQTILQNFLRDGTIREKYNVVSGSANVEVATGYKSNAVGFGWTNAAYLQMSDLLPHPKKKTAKTLGQ, from the coding sequence ATGAGACATCTCAACCCAATCGGAATTTTGCTGCTTGCTGCAGCGGCCCTTCTTCCTCGCAGCGCAAGCCCGCAGACACCTTCCACTGACGCAGCTTCAAATGCAAAAATACTCAGCTACATTCACACCAGTTGGGACACTCTCTCCCGTTCCATGACCGACTGCAAATCGCTGGTCGATCCCAAGGTTACGACCGCCCCAATCCTGTATCTTCCTGCCGATCTCACAACGCCAGCTCCCGTCGCCGCCATGCAGAAACTCTGTAATGTGGAGGTGCGCAGACTGCCGCGAAAGATCACACGCATGGGCGACGTCAAGGTCAGTGAAATTCCCAAAGAGGGCCTCCTATATCTACCTAACCGCTACGTCGTTCCCGGCGGTCGCTTCAACGAGATGTACGGCTGGGACAGCTACTTCATCATCCTCGGCCTCGTGCACGATCATCGCTCCGATCTCGCTCGCGGCATGGTCGAAAACTTTTTCTATGAGATTGAGAACTACGGCGCCATCCTCAACGCCAACCGCACTTACTTCTTCACTCGCTCGCAGCCTCCGTTTCTTACCTCGATGATCCGCGAAGTCTATGAGCACCCTGACAACAAGCCTCTCTCGAAAGCATGGCTCGCCGAAGCCTACAGCTACGCACAACGCGACTATGCTCTGTGGACATCACCCGTCCATCGCGCCGGCGACACCGGCCTCGCCCGCTACAAGGACATCGGCGAAGGCCCCGTCCCCGAGATGGCCGACGACAGCGATTACTATCCCAACGTCATCCGCTGGTTGCTCGCGCACCCGGACATCCACACCGGCTATCTCATCGACGCCTCTGAGCACCCAACCCAGGCCCAGGCTGCCGCCCTTGCAAGGTCCAGTTGCGACATCACTGCATCCAGGATCTGTGCCCGCGCCTACGTCAGTGGTCACCGTCTCACCAGCGCCTTCTACAGTGGCGATCGCGCCATGCGGGAGTCAGGCTTCGACCCCAGCTTTCGTTTCGGTCCCTTCAGCGGTTCGACTGACCACTACGCGCCCGTCTGCCTCAATAGTCTCCTCTATAAATACGAACGCGACATGGCCCACTTCGCCACGCTGCTTGGCCGCCCCGCCGAAGCCACAGAGTGGGAACACCGCGCTACATCCCGACGCGATGCCATCAATAAATATCTCTGGAACCCCGCCACAGGCATGTTCTATGACTATGACTTCACCACGCATCAACGCTCGACCTACAACTACATCACAACGTTCTATCCCTTATGGGCAGGCCTAGCCAGCCGCGAGCAAGCCGTCGCAATAGACCATCATCTTTCACTTTTCGAGCACCCCGGCGGGATTGCCATGAGCGACTACAACTCCGGGGTCCAATGGGATCTCCCCTTCGGTTGGGCTCCCACGAGTTGGCTCGCAATCAAGGGCCTCTCGCAATATGGCTTCGCTAGTGACGCTTCCAGAACAGCCAACGAATTCTCGCAGACCATTCTTCAGAACTTCCTGCGGGACGGTACCATCCGCGAAAAATACAACGTAGTCAGCGGCTCCGCAAACGTCGAGGTCGCCACTGGCTACAAGAGCAACGCCGTAGGCTTCGGCTGGACCAACGCCGCCTACCTGCAGATGAGCGACCTTCTGCCTCACCCCAAAAAGAAGACCGCTAAAACATTAGGCCAATAG
- a CDS encoding site-specific integrase, with translation MSRFQQGSILKLKRKSGPDVWVFRWYDESSGTRTYKKRTLGTVAEMPQKRDAEKAVASFRANINTGVRVPETVSDLIAHYLKHELTADKKAYATIEATTIYLARHVGPKWGAKHLSDVRTVEVEEWLHTLDYAPATKSKIRNIMSALFNHAIRHEWINRNPISKVRASAKRLREPDVLTPGEFAALIEQLPLREKTMVMLAGSTGLRRSELVALTWGNIDPFLVQINVVRSCVRNHFGDTKTEASRKPVPLHASVIEYLDEWRRVSPYNSDGDFLFPSVRLEGKKPITPDMVLKKVIRPALVRAGITDKVIGWHSFRHSLATNLRAAGVDLKTAQELLRHANSRITLDVYTRAISANKRDANNKVMEMVLEAGKGQNSAPSPAPSRQGTPLLPGSKKGAEIIQHPSAPSRASNTFVTVP, from the coding sequence ATGAGCCGTTTCCAACAAGGAAGTATCTTGAAGCTGAAGCGCAAAAGCGGCCCGGATGTGTGGGTGTTTCGCTGGTATGACGAGTCCAGCGGGACGCGCACCTACAAGAAACGCACTCTCGGCACTGTGGCAGAGATGCCCCAGAAACGGGATGCGGAAAAAGCCGTGGCTTCCTTTCGCGCCAACATCAACACCGGGGTCAGGGTGCCGGAAACGGTATCGGACCTCATAGCCCACTATCTCAAACACGAACTGACGGCAGACAAGAAGGCATACGCCACCATCGAGGCGACGACGATCTATTTGGCTCGTCATGTCGGCCCCAAATGGGGAGCCAAGCATCTGTCAGACGTTCGGACCGTGGAAGTCGAGGAGTGGTTGCATACTCTTGATTACGCTCCTGCCACTAAGAGCAAAATCCGAAACATCATGTCGGCCTTGTTCAACCATGCCATCCGGCATGAGTGGATCAACCGGAATCCCATCAGCAAGGTTCGGGCTTCCGCGAAGCGCCTGCGGGAGCCGGATGTTCTGACTCCCGGTGAATTCGCGGCCCTGATCGAACAGTTACCCCTTCGTGAAAAGACGATGGTGATGCTGGCCGGAAGCACAGGGCTGAGAAGGTCGGAGCTGGTTGCGCTGACATGGGGCAACATTGATCCGTTCCTGGTTCAGATCAATGTCGTTCGCTCTTGCGTCCGCAATCACTTCGGAGACACGAAGACCGAAGCAAGCCGCAAGCCGGTTCCGCTCCACGCATCCGTAATTGAGTACCTCGACGAATGGAGACGAGTCTCGCCGTACAACAGCGACGGAGACTTCCTCTTTCCGTCTGTACGGCTGGAGGGCAAGAAGCCCATCACGCCCGATATGGTGCTTAAGAAGGTCATCCGTCCGGCTCTCGTTCGAGCGGGAATCACGGACAAGGTGATCGGCTGGCACAGCTTCCGTCACTCTCTGGCAACCAACCTGAGAGCGGCAGGAGTTGACCTCAAGACCGCACAGGAACTCCTTCGTCACGCCAACTCCCGGATCACGCTCGACGTGTACACGCGAGCGATCTCCGCGAACAAGCGCGACGCCAACAATAAAGTCATGGAGATGGTGTTGGAGGCCGGAAAAGGCCAAAATTCAGCACCCTCGCCAGCACCCTCGCGACAGGGAACGCCTTTACTACCGGGCAGCAAAAAGGGCGCTGAAATCATTCAGCACCCTTCAGCACCCTCGCGGGCTTCAAATACTTTTGTCACTGTGCCATAA
- a CDS encoding LysR family transcriptional regulator produces MADLDTKWLRAAVVLADELNFCRAAQKLHIGQSTLTKQIHALENFLGLTLFVRDSRKVSLTPAGEKFVPEARIALLHTERAIQIAREADRDCEITLHIGKSPYTDPYLLSNLLSFRLPLFPNLKIKLCSKLAADLSHDLLNGTLDMAFLTGMPETPRISAATVSDQPFFVAMLEDDDLALNPEVDHSHLAGVSCILFERHVHPTLYDALCKAAKPATKPGTSIHHVMTAEDASQFVLRGLGVAVLTQAGAWRIARNGITIRPLCIAGLRLETRLACRSDSQGRVVSEFLRGFVRRLKERTNAKQLRLGLAH; encoded by the coding sequence ATGGCTGATCTCGACACAAAATGGTTGCGTGCTGCGGTGGTTCTGGCGGATGAACTCAACTTCTGCCGCGCAGCGCAAAAACTCCACATCGGACAATCGACCCTAACGAAACAAATACATGCACTGGAAAACTTCCTAGGCCTAACGCTGTTCGTTCGGGATAGCCGCAAGGTTTCACTGACGCCAGCGGGTGAGAAGTTCGTCCCAGAGGCTCGAATAGCCTTGCTGCATACGGAGCGCGCAATTCAAATTGCCCGTGAGGCAGATCGAGATTGCGAGATTACTCTTCATATTGGCAAGTCGCCGTATACCGACCCGTATCTCCTGAGCAATCTGCTTTCGTTTCGGTTGCCGCTTTTCCCAAACCTCAAGATCAAACTGTGCAGCAAACTCGCCGCTGATCTCTCTCACGATCTGCTCAACGGAACTCTGGACATGGCCTTTCTTACTGGGATGCCGGAGACTCCGCGCATCAGTGCTGCAACGGTCTCCGATCAACCATTCTTCGTCGCCATGTTGGAAGATGATGATCTCGCGTTAAACCCGGAAGTGGATCACAGTCACCTCGCAGGCGTCTCTTGCATATTGTTTGAGCGACACGTCCATCCGACGCTCTACGACGCGCTATGCAAGGCCGCGAAGCCGGCGACGAAACCCGGCACGTCGATCCATCACGTAATGACCGCCGAAGATGCTTCTCAATTCGTTTTGCGAGGGCTCGGCGTAGCGGTGCTTACCCAAGCTGGAGCATGGAGAATCGCCCGCAATGGCATCACCATACGGCCGCTGTGCATTGCTGGACTGAGACTGGAGACACGACTCGCTTGCAGGTCTGACAGCCAAGGGCGCGTTGTCAGTGAGTTCCTGCGGGGCTTTGTGCGTCGCCTGAAGGAACGGACGAATGCCAAGCAGCTTCGTTTAGGTCTTGCCCATTAG
- a CDS encoding error-prone DNA polymerase, which produces MTEDYVEFHARSAFSFLEGASLPEALVEQAAKLGMSALGILDRDGLYGAPRLYTTAKKLGLRSHVGAEVSVSDLGLQVQPAEWQPHTIPQRPVRLSLLCESQRGYRNLSQLITGYKLRQKTKGEGVATLREINERSEGLVCLTGGDEGPLAAALERGGMDEGRRVLRSLIQTFGPKNVYVELQRHRIREQEARNDAAVSLSREFHLPILATNGVNMATAFEREVLDVLTTIRHHTSLDGAGLLLQHNVNRHLRPVREMAVLFRDIPQAIAETRELSSRLQFEMKDMGYQFPLYPVGDDETMDSFLNKRTMEGVSNRYGVKSSASLRKRAEKQVARELALIAKLGLAGYFLIVWDIVEFCRKNGILVQGRGSAANSAVCYSLGITAVDPVGMDLLFERFLSEVRGEWPDIDLDLPSGEDREKAIQYVYTRYGQLGAAMCANVITYRGKSAAREVGKSLGFDEDTLTRLTRLVSAWEWKGATDTMQEQFRVAGFDLAHPRIAKYLELSIRMLDLPRHLGQHSGGMIIAQGQLASVVPIEPASMPGRNVIQWDKEDVSDMGLIKVDLLGLGMMAVLKDCTNLIPQHYGKTVDIAQIPHDDRQVYASLRKADTIGLFQVESRAQMASLPRNNPDKFYDLVVQVAIIRPGPIVGKMMNPYMERRQGRQEITYPHPLLEPVLRRTLGVPLFQEQLLRIAMTIADFTGGEAEELRRALGSRRSADKMRALEIKLREGMDKNLVGITAQEEIIQSISSFALYGFPESHAASFALIAYASAWLKFHYLGAFTAAILNNQPMGFYSAAVLVKDAQRHGLRVRPIDVMRSSWPCTLEREEDGSLSLRLGLRFARGLRETAALEVEAARAQRAFASIEELARRVPSLSRADLATLAEVGALNSIGEASHRRDALWQVQRAGRQAGPLLESLDQDEEQTSPLEAMNPEERMVADYAGTGVTVGRHPMAHCRDQLRNMNVCRADDLRMLRRGVKARIAGCVIARQRPGTAHGFIFLSLEDETGISNAIIDPELYERNRSLVTYARFLLVEGTLQNVDKVIHIRARHIEELNVTAAPTQSHDFH; this is translated from the coding sequence ATGACTGAGGACTATGTGGAGTTCCACGCCCGTTCTGCCTTTTCCTTCCTTGAAGGAGCTTCGCTACCTGAGGCTCTGGTAGAGCAGGCCGCCAAACTCGGAATGTCGGCTCTCGGCATACTCGACCGCGATGGCCTCTACGGAGCGCCACGGCTCTACACGACCGCAAAGAAGCTGGGGCTGCGCTCTCACGTCGGAGCCGAGGTTTCTGTGAGCGATCTTGGATTGCAGGTACAACCGGCCGAGTGGCAACCGCACACCATCCCTCAAAGACCGGTGCGGCTGAGCCTGCTTTGCGAATCGCAGAGAGGCTATCGCAATCTCTCGCAGCTCATCACCGGATACAAGCTCAGACAGAAGACAAAGGGTGAGGGCGTCGCTACGCTCCGCGAGATCAATGAGCGGAGTGAAGGGCTGGTTTGTTTGACCGGTGGCGATGAAGGACCGCTTGCCGCAGCTCTCGAAAGAGGAGGCATGGACGAAGGGCGGCGAGTTCTCAGGTCGCTCATTCAGACCTTTGGCCCGAAGAATGTGTACGTCGAACTCCAACGTCATCGTATCCGCGAACAGGAAGCCCGTAACGATGCCGCAGTCTCACTATCGCGCGAGTTTCATCTTCCTATTCTTGCGACAAACGGCGTCAACATGGCGACCGCCTTCGAGCGAGAAGTGCTTGATGTATTGACAACGATTCGGCACCACACGTCGCTTGATGGCGCAGGCCTGCTCTTGCAGCACAACGTCAACCGTCACCTACGGCCAGTTCGGGAGATGGCCGTGCTCTTCCGAGACATTCCCCAGGCCATCGCTGAGACACGCGAACTATCGTCGCGCCTCCAGTTCGAGATGAAGGACATGGGCTATCAGTTTCCGCTCTACCCGGTTGGCGACGACGAGACGATGGACAGCTTTCTCAACAAGAGAACGATGGAGGGAGTTTCTAATCGTTACGGTGTGAAGAGCAGCGCCAGCCTTCGCAAGCGAGCCGAGAAGCAAGTAGCCAGAGAGCTTGCACTCATTGCAAAGCTGGGACTCGCTGGATACTTTCTCATCGTGTGGGACATCGTAGAGTTTTGCCGCAAGAACGGAATCCTCGTCCAGGGCCGAGGGTCCGCCGCTAACTCCGCCGTTTGCTACTCGCTGGGGATTACGGCAGTTGACCCCGTAGGGATGGACCTGCTCTTCGAGCGTTTTCTCTCCGAGGTGCGCGGCGAGTGGCCGGACATCGACCTGGATCTTCCATCGGGAGAAGACCGCGAGAAGGCGATCCAGTACGTCTATACCCGATATGGCCAGTTGGGAGCCGCGATGTGCGCCAACGTCATCACCTATCGCGGAAAGTCAGCAGCCCGCGAGGTTGGCAAGTCACTCGGCTTCGATGAAGACACACTGACTCGCCTTACCCGGCTCGTCAGTGCATGGGAGTGGAAGGGCGCGACCGACACGATGCAGGAGCAGTTTCGCGTCGCCGGATTCGACCTCGCGCATCCTCGCATCGCCAAGTACCTTGAGCTTTCGATTCGGATGCTCGACTTGCCGCGCCATCTGGGGCAGCACTCAGGAGGCATGATTATTGCGCAGGGCCAGCTCGCCTCCGTCGTACCGATAGAACCGGCAAGTATGCCAGGCCGCAACGTCATCCAATGGGACAAGGAAGATGTCAGTGACATGGGTCTCATCAAGGTAGACCTGTTGGGCCTCGGCATGATGGCCGTCCTCAAAGATTGCACCAACCTCATCCCGCAACACTACGGCAAAACGGTAGACATCGCGCAGATACCCCACGACGACCGGCAGGTGTACGCCTCCCTCCGCAAGGCCGACACCATCGGATTGTTTCAGGTCGAGTCGCGGGCACAGATGGCCTCGCTTCCTCGCAACAATCCCGACAAGTTCTATGACCTTGTGGTGCAGGTTGCGATCATCCGCCCCGGCCCAATCGTCGGCAAGATGATGAATCCTTATATGGAGCGGCGGCAGGGCAGGCAGGAGATTACCTACCCGCACCCTCTCTTAGAACCAGTGCTACGGCGGACTCTAGGCGTCCCGCTCTTCCAAGAGCAGTTGCTTCGCATCGCCATGACCATCGCGGACTTCACAGGCGGGGAGGCGGAAGAGTTGCGTCGTGCTCTTGGTAGCCGTCGCTCTGCGGACAAGATGCGGGCATTAGAAATTAAGCTCCGCGAAGGCATGGACAAGAACCTAGTGGGGATTACCGCCCAAGAGGAGATCATTCAGTCGATCAGCTCTTTCGCGCTCTATGGTTTTCCTGAAAGCCACGCGGCCAGCTTCGCTCTCATCGCTTACGCGAGTGCATGGCTCAAGTTCCACTACCTCGGCGCGTTCACCGCCGCGATCCTCAATAACCAACCGATGGGGTTTTACTCCGCCGCTGTCCTCGTCAAGGACGCGCAGCGCCACGGACTTCGAGTGCGGCCTATCGACGTGATGCGGTCGAGTTGGCCGTGTACCTTAGAGCGCGAAGAAGACGGTTCGCTTTCGCTCCGTCTTGGCCTTCGCTTTGCCCGTGGCCTTCGAGAGACCGCCGCTTTGGAAGTTGAGGCCGCGAGAGCGCAACGAGCCTTCGCTTCCATCGAAGAACTCGCGCGTCGGGTACCGTCTCTCTCCCGCGCGGACCTCGCCACACTTGCCGAGGTTGGTGCTCTCAACTCGATCGGCGAAGCTTCGCATCGTCGAGATGCGCTTTGGCAGGTCCAAAGAGCGGGGCGGCAGGCAGGGCCGCTTCTTGAATCGTTGGATCAAGACGAGGAGCAGACTTCGCCCTTGGAAGCCATGAATCCCGAGGAGCGCATGGTTGCCGACTACGCGGGTACCGGTGTCACGGTAGGCCGTCACCCGATGGCACATTGCCGCGACCAGCTACGGAATATGAACGTTTGCCGCGCCGACGACCTTCGTATGCTTCGCCGCGGAGTCAAAGCCCGTATCGCCGGCTGCGTCATTGCCAGACAGCGACCGGGCACAGCCCACGGCTTCATTTTTCTTTCCCTCGAAGATGAAACCGGCATCTCGAACGCAATCATCGACCCCGAGCTATACGAGCGGAACCGCTCACTGGTCACGTATGCCCGCTTCCTGCTGGTCGAAGGAACGCTGCAAAACGTCGATAAGGTCATTCACATCCGAGCCAGGCACATTGAAGAACTGAACGTCACCGCAGCCCCAACGCAGTCCCACGACTTCCATTAA
- a CDS encoding Asd/ArgC dimerization domain-containing protein, translating to MANGIYRIGIVGASSLVGKELTDELGESLLGASDFVLLDEDEAAGQVTATGDEVSFIQRLEASSFDRMDFVFFAGTAEVTKKYWQDARRAGASIVDLTYALDGEKDVPAQAPWVKEALSAKTPEPGRELDLNTPAVTAGHPAAVMLAVMAARLQAKLALRSVAATVMEPASEGGRFAMDELHQQTVNLLSFQTLPREQYDAQVAFNLLPSLGENAKVKLAITEKRIREQYAELSGGLLPPLALQVVQAPVFHGYTISMLVEVEQFSTVEQIEAALVGEHVDVVSGESDPPSNLSAAGQEDIMVRVSEDVGGAGVARVWLWLAADNLKLAALNAIACAGELRRLRPLGKVQ from the coding sequence ATGGCGAATGGAATTTATCGAATAGGTATTGTAGGCGCGTCGTCGCTGGTGGGAAAAGAGTTGACCGACGAATTGGGTGAGTCTCTGCTGGGGGCTTCGGATTTTGTGCTGCTTGACGAAGATGAGGCTGCCGGGCAGGTTACTGCGACGGGCGATGAAGTTTCGTTTATTCAGCGGCTGGAGGCGTCTTCGTTCGACCGAATGGACTTTGTTTTCTTTGCGGGCACAGCGGAAGTAACGAAGAAGTATTGGCAAGATGCGCGCCGGGCGGGAGCAAGCATCGTAGATTTGACCTATGCATTGGACGGCGAGAAGGATGTTCCGGCGCAGGCTCCCTGGGTGAAGGAGGCGCTGTCAGCGAAGACGCCAGAGCCTGGGCGGGAGCTGGATCTCAATACTCCTGCGGTCACTGCAGGACACCCTGCGGCAGTGATGCTTGCAGTGATGGCGGCGAGGTTGCAAGCGAAACTGGCGCTGAGGAGCGTGGCGGCAACGGTGATGGAACCGGCATCGGAGGGCGGGCGCTTTGCGATGGATGAGTTACATCAGCAGACAGTGAATCTGCTGTCGTTTCAGACGCTGCCTCGGGAGCAGTATGACGCACAGGTTGCGTTCAATCTGCTGCCATCGCTGGGTGAGAACGCGAAGGTTAAGCTGGCTATCACGGAGAAGCGTATTCGGGAACAGTATGCGGAGCTCTCAGGTGGACTGCTACCGCCGCTGGCTTTACAGGTAGTGCAGGCGCCGGTATTTCATGGCTATACGATTTCTATGCTGGTGGAGGTTGAGCAATTCTCAACCGTGGAACAGATAGAAGCTGCGCTGGTGGGCGAGCATGTGGATGTGGTCAGTGGAGAATCTGATCCTCCGAGCAATTTGAGTGCTGCCGGTCAGGAAGACATCATGGTTCGAGTTAGCGAGGATGTCGGTGGCGCGGGTGTGGCGCGGGTCTGGCTTTGGCTCGCTGCGGATAATTTGAAGCTTGCGGCTTTGAATGCTATTGCCTGTGCGGGGGAGTTGCGTCGGTTGCGGCCTCTGGGTAAGGTGCAATAA
- the mak gene encoding fructokinase, with product MTNLEMRIGVDLGGTKIEALALDKTGRELVRHRVATPRDDYDATIAAIAGLVRRIEREMGQIGTVGAGIPGCISQVTGLVKNANSVWLNGKPLDRDLCHALEREVRVANDANCLAVSEATDGAATGKRLVFGVILGTGCGGGIAIDGHVHDGPNRIGGEWGHNPLPWARPEELPGPDCYCGKRGCLEKWISGTGVAWDYRKTTGREQTTREIMTAYEAGDSDAAATVNRFEDRLARGLAHVINMLDPDVLVFGGGLSKAAHLYRDLPAKVLQYVFGGEMATPILPAKYGDSSGVRGAAWLWPLK from the coding sequence ATGACAAATTTAGAGATGCGTATCGGCGTTGATCTCGGCGGAACAAAGATTGAGGCGCTCGCGCTTGACAAGACGGGAAGGGAATTGGTCAGACATCGGGTTGCCACTCCGCGAGACGATTACGATGCGACGATTGCAGCCATCGCTGGATTGGTTCGACGCATCGAGCGAGAAATGGGGCAAATCGGGACTGTGGGGGCGGGTATACCGGGCTGCATCTCTCAGGTGACAGGGTTGGTAAAGAACGCCAATTCGGTATGGCTGAACGGGAAGCCCCTCGACCGGGATCTGTGCCATGCGCTGGAGCGCGAGGTGCGCGTGGCGAATGATGCCAACTGTCTTGCTGTCTCCGAGGCTACTGATGGTGCTGCGACGGGGAAGAGATTGGTTTTCGGCGTAATTCTGGGGACGGGATGCGGAGGAGGTATCGCCATTGACGGTCATGTTCATGACGGACCGAACCGGATAGGCGGGGAATGGGGACATAATCCGTTGCCGTGGGCCCGACCTGAAGAGTTGCCAGGGCCGGACTGCTATTGCGGGAAGCGGGGATGCCTGGAGAAGTGGATCTCGGGGACTGGAGTGGCGTGGGATTACAGGAAAACGACAGGCAGGGAACAGACGACGCGGGAAATTATGACGGCCTATGAGGCCGGGGATTCAGACGCAGCAGCTACGGTAAATCGGTTCGAGGATCGGCTGGCCCGGGGATTAGCCCACGTGATCAATATGCTGGACCCGGATGTTTTGGTGTTCGGAGGAGGATTGTCGAAGGCGGCGCATCTCTATCGGGACCTGCCTGCAAAGGTGCTCCAATATGTGTTCGGTGGCGAAATGGCTACCCCGATTTTGCCGGCGAAGTATGGTGATTCAAGCGGCGTGCGAGGAGCAGCGTGGCTGTGGCCTCTGAAATAG
- a CDS encoding DNA polymerase Y family protein, whose product MEYAAIHIPEFPVVAWLRSDAAARSHALAVIEGIAPLQRVVSINRAARGQGVSRGMSKVQAEATGPMLFRNRSIAEETANFEDVLEIAERFSPRIEALSGPLNSYAQAHTLSVSLLIDRTGTETLFGTAEQYARRLKSQLEAAGFPCSIATCSNAEASLLLARSHAGVICVQTLDLEKRLAPLPIALLRCDDATLTVFARWGIRTLGELAALPETSLISRIGQQARRLQRLARGTEDHLLVPEEADLILSETAILDTPLVLLDSLLFVVSPMLERIMRSAVERAYALRSLTLALQLEKAPAYERHIRPAIATQSRDLLLKLLNLDLQSHPPQAAILGVTLTAEAARPQTAQRGLFQAQFPEPDKLDILLARLRSIAGDHNVGAAELCNSHRDDEVTMTSFRPSVLAIGSSPSKSSCLALRRFRPAQPVRVSLKNGTPSLLFWQGGRLDLAEVKGPWQSSGYWWDGRTWEADEWDAVVVQPLYALRLRYERAPRAWSIAGVYD is encoded by the coding sequence ATGGAATACGCCGCGATCCACATACCGGAGTTTCCGGTAGTCGCATGGCTGCGATCGGACGCCGCCGCACGCTCCCACGCCCTCGCCGTCATCGAGGGCATCGCCCCGCTTCAGCGCGTTGTCTCCATCAACCGCGCAGCCAGAGGTCAGGGCGTCTCGCGTGGCATGAGCAAAGTTCAAGCTGAGGCGACAGGACCGATGCTCTTTCGCAATCGTTCCATCGCTGAGGAGACTGCAAACTTTGAAGACGTGTTGGAGATTGCCGAGCGCTTTTCCCCACGAATCGAAGCTCTATCCGGTCCACTCAACAGCTATGCCCAGGCCCACACATTATCCGTCTCGCTGCTAATAGATCGTACCGGCACTGAGACGCTATTCGGCACCGCAGAACAGTACGCCCGGAGGCTGAAGTCTCAGCTTGAGGCGGCAGGTTTTCCTTGCAGCATTGCTACTTGCTCCAACGCGGAAGCAAGTCTGCTACTCGCTCGTTCTCATGCCGGAGTAATTTGCGTACAAACGCTTGATCTGGAAAAGCGACTTGCCCCGCTGCCCATCGCATTGCTCCGCTGCGACGATGCCACTTTGACGGTGTTTGCCAGATGGGGAATACGAACGTTGGGAGAGCTTGCCGCACTGCCCGAGACTTCGCTTATCAGTCGTATCGGACAGCAAGCGAGACGCCTGCAACGTCTCGCTCGTGGCACGGAAGATCATCTGCTTGTCCCGGAAGAAGCAGACCTTATCCTCTCCGAAACCGCGATACTCGATACGCCGCTCGTCCTGCTGGACTCGCTGCTATTCGTTGTGTCGCCGATGCTCGAACGCATCATGCGCTCCGCCGTCGAACGTGCCTACGCTTTGCGTAGTCTCACCCTTGCGTTGCAACTGGAGAAGGCCCCCGCCTATGAGCGGCACATCCGCCCCGCTATCGCTACACAAAGCCGCGACCTCTTGCTCAAGCTGCTCAATCTGGATTTGCAGAGCCACCCGCCACAAGCCGCCATCCTTGGCGTGACGCTCACCGCAGAGGCCGCGCGTCCGCAGACGGCACAGCGCGGCCTCTTTCAAGCCCAATTCCCGGAGCCGGATAAGCTCGACATCTTGCTCGCAAGACTTCGCTCGATTGCCGGCGACCACAACGTAGGTGCAGCGGAGCTATGCAACAGCCATCGCGACGATGAAGTCACGATGACATCCTTCCGTCCAAGTGTCCTCGCCATTGGCTCGTCCCCTTCGAAGTCGTCATGCCTTGCACTCCGCAGATTCCGTCCGGCCCAACCCGTCCGGGTGTCTTTGAAAAACGGAACACCGTCACTTCTTTTCTGGCAGGGCGGACGATTGGACCTCGCAGAAGTCAAAGGCCCCTGGCAGTCGAGCGGCTATTGGTGGGACGGTCGGACTTGGGAGGCCGACGAATGGGATGCCGTCGTTGTGCAGCCTCTATACGCTCTGCGCCTCCGCTATGAACGCGCACCAAGAGCATGGAGTATCGCAGGTGTGTATGACTGA
- a CDS encoding helix-turn-helix domain-containing protein, with protein sequence MDSRTLVRWARLGQVPAHPLGEGKRRLWRFIETELISWLAERGTPLKKPVANTMDTAINAHARRTA encoded by the coding sequence ATGGATAGCCGAACTCTTGTGCGTTGGGCGCGCCTTGGTCAGGTACCCGCACACCCTCTCGGCGAAGGGAAACGAAGGCTGTGGCGCTTCATTGAGACCGAGTTGATTTCCTGGCTTGCAGAGCGCGGAACACCCCTCAAGAAGCCTGTCGCTAATACAATGGATACAGCCATCAACGCTCATGCAAGGAGAACTGCATGA